In the Oscillospiraceae bacterium genome, CCCTGCGGAAGCAGGTGATGCAGCCGCTGTCCTGATTGGCAGCCAGCAGCATATAGGATAACTCAGTTGCGAACACAGGCAAGAATGACCTTGACCTCGCTGCCGTCCGGGCTGTAAATTTCATAATCGCCGGCTGCCTGAGGAACAATGCAGGTTTCGGCATAGTGCAGCTCCAGAGGAGGGAACGCATCGCTTTTGCTGCGCAGAACCGCCCGCGTACCATCAACCAGGTTCAGCATATGCACACTGCCGTTGCGATGTACCGGCAGGGCAGAAGATGTTGTAAAGCGGAATGTGTCCAGAAACTCCCGTTCATGCAGACCGGTGCGCACAACCGTTCCGTTTTCGCCGGTATAAACTTCTGCCACTGCGTTGACAAGGTTTCTGTGAACCCATTCGGTATTACGGTACCATTGGATGTTGGCTGCACCATGTTCAAGGTGGATGGGGCGCGGTTTGCCGTCAAGGTCAACACGACCCCAGTCCCACAGCTTGAATGTGAAAATATAGGGTGTAGCGCTGATTTCCAGCACCATGGTATCTGCACCGGAACAATGCACAGTGCCGGCCGGAATCAGCACATGGTCATGCTTCTTGACGGGAATCTTGTTGACAAATTTTTCTGCCGGGAAAGGCTTGCCGCCGTTCTGGGCCGTCTGCAGGGCGTCGATCATTTCTTCCGGCTTTGTACCGGCTTTAATGCCCAGATAGACGCAAGGGGCTTCGCCGGCAGCATCCAGAAGATAGTAGCTCTCATCCTGTGTATAGTGCATATGGAAATGGCTCTGGATGTATTCGGTCAGGGGGTGAACCTGAAGCGAAAGGTTCTGCCCGTGCATGGTGTCCAGCATATCAAAACGAATGGGAAATTCCTTGCCGAAGCGTGCATGAACACGGTCACCCAGAAGCTCACGCGGGTGCGCATAGACAAGGTTGAGCGCCGGCGTTTCCACAACACAGGAACCGAAATCCAGCAGCAGGCTGTTTTCCTCCGGAACGCCGTCAAAGCTCCAAGCATAGTTGCTGCCGTTTTCGGGCAGGTCAAAATGCGTTTTCATCCAGTCGCCGCCCCAAACGCCCGGGTCAAAGTAAGGCACCATGCGGAACGGCTGTGCCGCAGCTTTGGATAGTGCATCACGGTAAGCGGTACCCGGCACAATGGCAGGGTTGCCGGCTGATGTGGTATCGAGATAATAGTCAAAAACCGGCAGCAGTTTGTCCTTGATCCGGTCGCCCCAGCGCCATTCGGCAAAATAGCCGCGCTTATATTTTGCGCGCTGCGGCAGGTCATGCATGGCTGTATGCCAGTTGTCCTGCCCTTTGCGGAAACGGAGCTGAATTTCCCACCGCGTAATGTCCGCATAGATGGTGATGTCTGCACGTTCCACAAGAGAGGCACCGACACCGTAAACCAGTACCAGACCATCCGTTACGGCATCAATTTTTCCCCGGGCGGCACACAGTGCTTCTTCCGGGTAAAAATTTTTCATCTGCCAGGTGGTCATGATGCCGAACACAGGGTCGTCCGTCAGTTCGTGTTCGATTTTTGCATCCAGCTCAGCGGGCAGGATTGCCAGATCATCTGCATGGATGACAAGCTCGGCATGCGGGAACAGTGCAAGGATCTCCGCTTGATCGGTACCGGGGTAGCATTCAACCGTCACAACGGTTTTGCTGCTGCCTGCACACAGGGCGTGCAGTTCCTGTTTTACGGCATCGGTTCCCCGTGCAGCATGGTCGGCGGCACCGACCTGTATGGTGGGGAAGCGCCGGTAAGGGTAAGTAGAGGGATTCGGCATAAAAGGCACCTGCTTTCGGATATTTTGTACGATATAATCAACATACACGGAAGCGGGACAAATGTCAATACATTTCTGAATAAAATTAAAATTAGTAATTACATCTTTACAAGTTGCCGTCTGCATGGTATACTTGATTCAGAAGTTCTGTGTGGTATAAATCTGCGCTGTGACAATATTTTTGCGCGGAGAACGCCGGAAACAGCACATCAGCAGGGAGGTTAGATATAGTATGCCGCAGCCGCGATATCTTCAGATTGTACAGCAGTTAAGGGATCGGATACAGAATGGGGAATACCCGCCGAACACCCGCATTCCCACAGAAAACGAGCTGTCTGTTTCTATGGGGGTAAGCCGCCCCACGGTTCGTCAGGCGCTGAACCTGCTTGAACAGGAAGGACGCCTGACAAGGGTCAAGGGAAGCGGCACCTATGTGACAGAACCAAAAATACAGCACGAATCCACGCGGTTCGTGATCGGCTATCAGGAAGAAAGCCGGGAACGGCACAACCACCTGCACACCAGCGTGCTGGCACTGCAAAAAGAAAAACCGGGCAAGCTTGCCGCCAAAGCACTGGGTCTTGCCGAGGGGGAACGCGTGACCCGGATGGTTCGGCTGCGCTGGCTGGAAGGTATGTATAACGGTTGCCCCATTGTGTATACAACGGTGTATGTGCCGGTACGCCTTTTCCCGGAAATGGATGAACAAAACTTTACGGATGCATCCTTTTACGAAATGCTGGACAGCCGTGGGCTGACCGTCATGCGAACCTCTCAGCGACTGGATGTGCGCATGCCCCCGGCAGAGGTCGCGGCAGAGCTTAAACTGTCGCCTTTTGAACCGACAGTCTATATTGTTTCGACCGGCTACGGTCAGAACGGCACTGCGGTGGAATACAGCGAAAGTTATTATCCGGCAAGCCGGAGCAGCTTTAATATTGAAATCAACCGGGGGCGATAAAATGCAGGAAGTATATCTGTGTCTGGATGTGGGCGGTACGGAAATCAAGGCTGCGCCTCTGGATAAAAGAGGAAATTTTCTGGCGCCTGTCCGCCATTTCCCGGCAATGGCCGGCGCGGACAGGCAAACGTTGCTTGAAAACTTTGGTTGGATTTTTAGCAGTATCTGCCCGGAAAATGCTGTTCCCATTGAAATTGATCTTGCGTTTCCGGGACCGTTTGACTATAAAAACGGCATCTGCCTTTTACAAGGACTGGACAAATACGATGCACTGTACGGCTGCAATCTGCGCCGAGCATTCTCCGAAATCAGCGGCTTGCCGGAGCAAAGGATTCAATTTATCAATGATGCAGCGGCCTTTGCGTTGGGGGAAATGACCTTTGGTCAGGCGACGCAAGCCGGGCGAGCTCTGTTTGTAGCAGTGGGAACCGGCTGCGGCAGTGCATTTGGGGTGAACGGATTTCTGGCTGAAGAAGGTACACCCGGTGTGCCGCCAAACGGATATTTTTATAATGCACCGTTTCGGGACAGCTGCGTAGACGACTATATTTCCCGGCGGGGGCTGGAAAAGCTGTCCGGCGAGATGCTGGGTGTGCCGCTGGATGGTCGTGCGCTTGCTGAACGCATCGCCGCCGGGGACGAACGGGCCAAAGCCTGTTTCCGGTGCTTTGGTGAACAGCTGTGCGATGCATTGCAGCCGCAGATCGAAGCATTCTGTCCGGACACGCTCTGCATGGGGGGACAGATTATGGCAAGCGCGGCATTATTTCTGCACCCGTTGGAAAAACTTTGTACAAACAAGAAGATTACTTTATATATTACACAGGATACTTCTCTGCGGACTATGCAGGGGCTGACAAGAGCTGCCAGCCGGTAGGCATATATCAATCTGCTTATATATCTGGAAAAATTTCAGTCCATGGAGCACTTCAAATAGGAACTCGTCGAATATCTGGATTACTACAACAACCGCAGAATCAGGGCAAAACAAAAGGGCTTGCCGCCTGCAATTCACAGACAACAAACCCTTTCGGCTGCTTGAACAATTTTTACTTCAAAATATGACCCTGACTTTTTGGGATCACCTCAAAACCGCGGATGTCCTGCTATTTATTTGGCGAAAAAACCATGTAGCTGATTGCTTTATAGAATAGACTCGGCAGGCTTTGAAGCTTTTGAATCGGATGCCAGCACGCCGCGGTAAAGCACTTCGGAAGAAACGTAACTGACTTCGGGCGCCGCTTTCGGGTGTTCTATCACAAAAAGAATCTTGGCGGCCAAGCGAGAACCGATGGTTTTCGGCTTTACATCGACTGTTGTAATACGGTCGGCAACGTTCAAATATTCGCTGTTGTTGTCAAAGCCCGTCAGTACGATACGTCCTTCAGGGTCTATCCCTTTTTCTTCAAGATAACGCTGGATGAAATGAGCAATATAGTCGCTGGCACAGACGATACCGTCCGGCATGGTTGGCAGGAAGTCCAGAAAGCGACTGATTTCCTCATAATGGGTGCGAAGACCCAATGACCCGGTAAGGTAAAGACTGGGGTTTGGAATGATCCCATGCTCATGCAGTGCATCCAGAAATCCCTCGTAACGGTCTTTGTTTGTCTGGGCGTATTCCACATCGCCTATGAAGCTGAGCTTTCGGCATCCATGAAGAAGCAGACTGTTTGTAATCTGCCGGATAAGATCACGACCCTCAATAATGAGCAGATCCCCATGTAACTGGTTATAGGGGACAGAGGGAACCGTGTCCAGAAAAACCTTTGGTATAGGTAAAGAGGATAACAGCCGCAGCAAGGGCGCAGAATACGTGTTCAGTACAATGACACCATCTACTGTACCGTTTGTCAAAGGCTCCGGCAACACATAGCCCGCTTTGTAATTTGTGGGGAGATAGGTGTACATGAGGTTGACATTATGCTTGGAAAGATCCTTGGCAATCTGATGGATGATTTGCATCCAGAATAGAGAGGACTCCGGTCGGCACACGGCTACCGCCACAGTGCGTGAGTGGGGAGGCAGTTGAGCAGAGACGGTCGCAGTGGTATCCTGAGAGGGAGTGTGGAAATAGCCCATCTCGGTGGCTTTTTGATGGATTTGGGCACGCATAGAATCCGAAACGCCGGGACGGTTGCTTAACGCTTTCCATACGGTGATTCTGGAAACAGAAAGAGCATCGGCAATATCCTGCATGGTTGGTTTGCTCATGAAAGAAACCCTCCATTTTTTTAGTTTATAGAAAGTATAGCACAATCACAAGAGAAAGGCAACACTAAATGTTAACTTTTGCTAATGCTCAATGTTGAAAATGTTGGCTATTATGCACAGAAAGATAGGGTAAAATCCGTTAAAATACACGAATACAATAAAACGATGCGCAATTTGTGCAAAACGACGATTGACAGACACAAAAGCAAATGTTAATATTGGGTTAATAAATGACAACAAAAGTTGACTGTAAAGCTAACGGTGAGTTAACATGAACTGTTGACAGTTGTTAACAATTGGTTCGCCGAAAGAAAGGGGCACATTCTATGAAAAAGGATAAGTCGGCAGTTTCAGCTTCAACGAAGCCACGCCGCAAACGTTGGACGCGTGATGACACGGAGCTGACATTGCTGGGGCTTCCGGCAGCCATCTGGTACGCAGTCTTTTGCTACCTGCCCATGTTCGGTCTGATTATCGCATTCAAAAACTTCAAGATCACTCCGGGAAAGAGCTTCCTTTACAGCTTGTTCCACAGCGACTGGGCAGGGTTTGACAACTTCAAATTTTTCCTTACCAGCAACACCTTTGCCATGCTGCTGCGCAATACGCTGTTATATAACATCTTATTTATCGTATTGAACATTGTAATTCCGGTTACATTGGCTGTGCTTATCAATCAGATTTACAGCCGCATTGCTTCTAAAGCATACCAGACGATGATGTTCTTCCCGCACTTCCTTTCGTGGGTTGTTGTCAGCTACTTTGTCTACGCTTTTCTGAACCCTGACAAAGGTCTGATGAACACCATTATTCAGGCTCTTGGCGGCGATAAAATCATGTGGTATTCTCAGCCAAAATGGTGGCCGCTGATTTTGACTTTCATGCAGGTCTGGAAATCCATGGGCTATAATATGGTTGTCTACCTTGCAAGTATTACCGGCATTGACAGTACGCTGTACGAGGCGGCAACGCTGGACGGCGCGACCAAGTGGCAGCAGACCAAATATATTACACTGCCGGCACTGAAACCCATCATCGTTATGATGTTCATTCTGAATGTCGGCCACATCTTCTATTCCGATTTCGGCTTGTTCTATCAGGTTACGCAGGGTGTTCCCAACTCACTGTACAACGTTGCCAGCACATTTGACACCTATGTCTACCAGGCTTTGCAGAGCAATGTGACAATCGGCAGAACTGCTGCCGCAGGTTTGTTCCAGGCTGCATGCTGCTGCGCGACCGTTCTGGTTGCCAACTTCATCGTTTCCAAGATTGATGAAGAAAGCGCGATTATTTGATGAAGGGAGAACACACAAATGACTCTGGCAGAAAAGCATAAGATAAAGGCCGAAGAAAAAAAGCTGGAAAAAGAGGAAGCTCGTGCGAAGTTCCGCTTAAACCAGATTAAGCCAACAACGAATGCCTGCTTTAACATTCTGTTTGTACTGCTTTCCTTCGTCTGTCTGTTTCCGGTGTTCTACGTCTTTATGATTTCCGTTTCCTCCACGGATTCTATCACAAAGTACGGGTACAGGCTTTTCCCGGATACATATTCCACGGCGGCGTACACGTTCCTTTGGAATGAACGCGGAACGATTTTTAATTCACTCATAATTTCCGTGGTGGTCACGGTTATGGGTACGGTGCTGGGTGTGCTGCTGACCACAATGATTGGCTATGTGCTTTCCCGCCCGAACTATAAACTCAAAGGCTTCTTCACTTGGATGGTGTTCATCCCGATGATTTTCAATGGCGGCATGGTTGCAAACTATGTGGTTGTTGCCAATATGCTGCGTTTGAACAACACCATCTGGTGTCTGATTCTGCCGCTGGCGATGAGCAGCTTCAATGTTATTATCTGCAAGACCTTCTTCCGAACAACGGTACCGGATTCCATCATTGAGTCGGCAAAGATTGACGGCGCATCCCAGATGAAAATTTTCTGGCGTATTGTGGTGCCCATCTCCAAGCCAGTATTTGCCACCATTGCACTGTTCCTGACGTTTGGCTACTGGAATGACTGGTTCCAGTCTGCCCTGTATATTTCGGATTCCAAGCTGGTATCCTTGCAGGCACTGCTGAACAACATGATGAAGAACCTGGAGTACATCGCCAATAACCCCAGCGCAGGTCTGAGTCTGCAGCAGTACCGTAACTCGATGCCGTCCGAATCCGTTCGTATGGCAATCGCAATCATTATCGTCATTCCCATTGCGTGCGCGTATCCGTTCTTCCAGAAGTACTTTATTTCCGATCTGACGGTTGGTGCGGTTAAGGGCTAAGAGAAAGACTCTGAAAAAGAAAAACACTGTATAAGAACATCGATGCTAACAAATAAGCCCATTCAATTTTCCCACCACATTTGGTTCTGTTCCCCTATAAGGGGAATGAAGATACACAACTTTACACAAGCAAAGGAGAAAAACAGATGAAAAAGTTCAACAAAGTGCTTGCGCTGGGCATGGCCGGTTCCATGGCCCTCAGCATGGCAGCCTGCGGCGGCAGTTCCTCTTCTGCCTCCACCGGCACCGATGGCAGCAGCACCTCTACGGCTGCTCCCTCCAAGGACGTCGTCACCCTGAAATGGGTGGCCGTTGGTTCTGGCATGCCTTCTAACTACGATGCATGGCTGGCACAGATTAACCCGTATCTGGAAGATAAGATCGGCGTCAACATCGACATGGAGGTTATCTCCTGGGGCGACTGGGACACCCGCCGCAATGTTATTGTGAACACCAGCGGTGAATACGACATCCTGTTCACCAACGTCAACACCTATAACAACGACGTCAATACCGGTGCTTTCCTGGATATCACCGATATGGTCAAGGAAGCGGCTCCTGAACTGTACGCTTCCGTTCCGGAAGATTATTGGAAAGCCTGCGAAGTGGGCGGACGTGTTTATGGTGTGCCTACCTACAAGGATTCTTCTCAGAGCGAGTACGTTGTCTGGGATAAGGCAAAGGTCGAGGCTGCCGGCTATGACTATACCAAGGAGCTGGGCATCACCGACCTGGATGAACTGACTGCGCCCCTGAAGGCTATCAAGGACACTGACGGCGAGGCTTCCTTCCCTCTGAACAAAAACGGCGGCGGCTACCAGTCCTATATGTATGACCAGCTTGGCGCCGGTCTGTATCCCCTGGGTGTGCGCTATGATGACAGCGAGGGTAAGGTTGTTGCTACTGTTGAGCAGGATGACATGAAGCAGATTCTGAAAACCTTCCATGAGTGGTACAACGAAGGTATCATCAACTCTGACGCTGCAACCCGTCCCGAAGATGCAAACTACAAGGCTTGCTCCATTGCACAGGGCTGGTCCGGTGCGGCAATCACTTCCTGGGGGCCGCAGCTCGGCGTTGAGTGCGTTACCCAGAAGTGGGGTCCGACCATCGTTTCCAATGAAACTGTCCGCGGCTCTATGAACTGCATCTCCGCTAACTGCGCCTATCCCGAAAAAGCACTGCAATTCCTGCAGCTGGTAAACACCGACACCTACGTCCGTGACCTGTTCTACTACGGCGTTCAGGGCGACAACTGGGATTACACCGATGACAGCAAAACCTTCGTCCATAAGAACAACGCGGATTGGTCTATGGCCGGTTACACCCAGGGCAGCTTCTTCGCTATCACCCCGACCGACGATTTCGATTTCAACCAGTTCGACGAAGTTAAAGAGCTGAACGAAAAGGCTGAGCCTTCTGTCCTGCTTGGTTTCACTCTCGACACCACCTCCATCGCTGATGAACTGGCAAACTGCATCCAGATTGCAGAGCGTTACAAGGGCGAGCTGCTGACCGGTACGGCTGATCCCGAAGTCATGGTTCCCCAGATGATGCAAGAACTGCGCGCTGCCGGCTTTGACAAGATCGTTGCTGAGGCACAGAGCCAGGTTGACGCTTTCATGGCTACCAATAAGTAATCTTTAAAAATCCAAATACTATCCCTGCAGGCAGGGAAACCTTCGGGAGCGGGACGCTGAGTTCCCGCTCCCGATTTATTTTAAGTACACAAGGAGAATCAAGTATGGCTAAAATCATCGGCAGCGCACTGCCCAATATTCCGTGGCAGGAACCGCCTGCAAACACCCGCACCCCTTTCTGGCGCTATGATGCAAACCCCATCATCGGTCGTGACGGCAACGCCCGTTCCAACAGCGTGTTCAACAGCGCCGTTGTGCCTTTCAAGGATGGCTTTGCCGGCGTATTCCGCTGCGACAGCCTGTCCATCAGCATGGATATTTTCGCAGGCTTCAGCAAGGACGGTCTGCACTGGGATATTGAGGATACCCCGATTCATCTGGTAGGGGACGACCCGGAGGTCACAACCCGTGAATACCGCTATGACCCCCGTGTATGCTATATGGACGGCAAATACTATGTGACCTGGTGCAACGGCTACCACGGACCCACCATCGGCATTGCGTGGACGGATGACTTCAAGACATTCCACCAGCTGGAAAATGCCTTCCTGCCGTACAACCGTAACGGTGTCCTTTTCCCGCGCAAGATTCAGGGGCGCTACATGATGATGAGCCGCCCGAGCGATACCGGGCATACCCCCTTCGGCGATATTTTTGTCAGCCAGAGCGAAGATATGATTTACTGGGGACGCCACCGCTTTATGATGGGTGCTGTAAAAGGCGATGAATCTGCATGGCAGAGCATGAAAATTGGCCCCGGCCCCATCCCCATTGAAACCGATGAGGGCTGGCTGCTGATTTACCATGGTGTTATCAACACCTGCAACGGCTATGTATACCGCATTGGTGCTGCTCTGCTGGATATTGACGAGCCGTGGAAGGTAAAATATCGCGGCAAGGATTACCTGCTGGCTCCTCATGAGCTGTATGAGTGTGTGGGCGATGTGCCGAACGTAACCTTCCCCTGCGCCACCCTGACGGATGCCGCAACCGGTCGTATTGCCATGTACTACGGCTGTGCCGATACCGTGACCGGTCTGGCGTTCACCACGGTGGATCGTGTATTGGACTATATCAAGAAGAACTCTTTCTGATGTTAAAGGGGCAAAGAGATGCCACAGGATAACATTTTGCTGATACCACGATTTCGGTGTAGATACGTTCCACTAACGCAAACAAAAATGCAAAAAACAGCCAGCTTTGAATTGCTGGAAGCCTCGTTATGAGGGAAAGGAAAGACCTATGCGCACCATTGATTTTCTTGACAAGCGCGTCACAGGTATCTGCAATGAGCTGAAAAAGCTTTCTGTAAAACAGAAGTTTGAAACGAGCGACTGGCTCATAAAGCCGGGCAACT is a window encoding:
- a CDS encoding class I mannose-6-phosphate isomerase; protein product: MPNPSTYPYRRFPTIQVGAADHAARGTDAVKQELHALCAGSSKTVVTVECYPGTDQAEILALFPHAELVIHADDLAILPAELDAKIEHELTDDPVFGIMTTWQMKNFYPEEALCAARGKIDAVTDGLVLVYGVGASLVERADITIYADITRWEIQLRFRKGQDNWHTAMHDLPQRAKYKRGYFAEWRWGDRIKDKLLPVFDYYLDTTSAGNPAIVPGTAYRDALSKAAAQPFRMVPYFDPGVWGGDWMKTHFDLPENGSNYAWSFDGVPEENSLLLDFGSCVVETPALNLVYAHPRELLGDRVHARFGKEFPIRFDMLDTMHGQNLSLQVHPLTEYIQSHFHMHYTQDESYYLLDAAGEAPCVYLGIKAGTKPEEMIDALQTAQNGGKPFPAEKFVNKIPVKKHDHVLIPAGTVHCSGADTMVLEISATPYIFTFKLWDWGRVDLDGKPRPIHLEHGAANIQWYRNTEWVHRNLVNAVAEVYTGENGTVVRTGLHEREFLDTFRFTTSSALPVHRNGSVHMLNLVDGTRAVLRSKSDAFPPLELHYAETCIVPQAAGDYEIYSPDGSEVKVILACVRN
- a CDS encoding GntR family transcriptional regulator; this translates as MPQPRYLQIVQQLRDRIQNGEYPPNTRIPTENELSVSMGVSRPTVRQALNLLEQEGRLTRVKGSGTYVTEPKIQHESTRFVIGYQEESRERHNHLHTSVLALQKEKPGKLAAKALGLAEGERVTRMVRLRWLEGMYNGCPIVYTTVYVPVRLFPEMDEQNFTDASFYEMLDSRGLTVMRTSQRLDVRMPPAEVAAELKLSPFEPTVYIVSTGYGQNGTAVEYSESYYPASRSSFNIEINRGR
- a CDS encoding ROK family protein → MQEVYLCLDVGGTEIKAAPLDKRGNFLAPVRHFPAMAGADRQTLLENFGWIFSSICPENAVPIEIDLAFPGPFDYKNGICLLQGLDKYDALYGCNLRRAFSEISGLPEQRIQFINDAAAFALGEMTFGQATQAGRALFVAVGTGCGSAFGVNGFLAEEGTPGVPPNGYFYNAPFRDSCVDDYISRRGLEKLSGEMLGVPLDGRALAERIAAGDERAKACFRCFGEQLCDALQPQIEAFCPDTLCMGGQIMASAALFLHPLEKLCTNKKITLYITQDTSLRTMQGLTRAASR
- a CDS encoding LacI family DNA-binding transcriptional regulator translates to MSKPTMQDIADALSVSRITVWKALSNRPGVSDSMRAQIHQKATEMGYFHTPSQDTTATVSAQLPPHSRTVAVAVCRPESSLFWMQIIHQIAKDLSKHNVNLMYTYLPTNYKAGYVLPEPLTNGTVDGVIVLNTYSAPLLRLLSSLPIPKVFLDTVPSVPYNQLHGDLLIIEGRDLIRQITNSLLLHGCRKLSFIGDVEYAQTNKDRYEGFLDALHEHGIIPNPSLYLTGSLGLRTHYEEISRFLDFLPTMPDGIVCASDYIAHFIQRYLEEKGIDPEGRIVLTGFDNNSEYLNVADRITTVDVKPKTIGSRLAAKILFVIEHPKAAPEVSYVSSEVLYRGVLASDSKASKPAESIL
- a CDS encoding ABC transporter permease subunit, translating into MKKDKSAVSASTKPRRKRWTRDDTELTLLGLPAAIWYAVFCYLPMFGLIIAFKNFKITPGKSFLYSLFHSDWAGFDNFKFFLTSNTFAMLLRNTLLYNILFIVLNIVIPVTLAVLINQIYSRIASKAYQTMMFFPHFLSWVVVSYFVYAFLNPDKGLMNTIIQALGGDKIMWYSQPKWWPLILTFMQVWKSMGYNMVVYLASITGIDSTLYEAATLDGATKWQQTKYITLPALKPIIVMMFILNVGHIFYSDFGLFYQVTQGVPNSLYNVASTFDTYVYQALQSNVTIGRTAAAGLFQAACCCATVLVANFIVSKIDEESAII
- a CDS encoding carbohydrate ABC transporter permease — its product is MTLAEKHKIKAEEKKLEKEEARAKFRLNQIKPTTNACFNILFVLLSFVCLFPVFYVFMISVSSTDSITKYGYRLFPDTYSTAAYTFLWNERGTIFNSLIISVVVTVMGTVLGVLLTTMIGYVLSRPNYKLKGFFTWMVFIPMIFNGGMVANYVVVANMLRLNNTIWCLILPLAMSSFNVIICKTFFRTTVPDSIIESAKIDGASQMKIFWRIVVPISKPVFATIALFLTFGYWNDWFQSALYISDSKLVSLQALLNNMMKNLEYIANNPSAGLSLQQYRNSMPSESVRMAIAIIIVIPIACAYPFFQKYFISDLTVGAVKG
- a CDS encoding ABC transporter substrate-binding protein translates to MKKFNKVLALGMAGSMALSMAACGGSSSSASTGTDGSSTSTAAPSKDVVTLKWVAVGSGMPSNYDAWLAQINPYLEDKIGVNIDMEVISWGDWDTRRNVIVNTSGEYDILFTNVNTYNNDVNTGAFLDITDMVKEAAPELYASVPEDYWKACEVGGRVYGVPTYKDSSQSEYVVWDKAKVEAAGYDYTKELGITDLDELTAPLKAIKDTDGEASFPLNKNGGGYQSYMYDQLGAGLYPLGVRYDDSEGKVVATVEQDDMKQILKTFHEWYNEGIINSDAATRPEDANYKACSIAQGWSGAAITSWGPQLGVECVTQKWGPTIVSNETVRGSMNCISANCAYPEKALQFLQLVNTDTYVRDLFYYGVQGDNWDYTDDSKTFVHKNNADWSMAGYTQGSFFAITPTDDFDFNQFDEVKELNEKAEPSVLLGFTLDTTSIADELANCIQIAERYKGELLTGTADPEVMVPQMMQELRAAGFDKIVAEAQSQVDAFMATNK
- a CDS encoding glycoside hydrolase family 130 protein, translated to MAKIIGSALPNIPWQEPPANTRTPFWRYDANPIIGRDGNARSNSVFNSAVVPFKDGFAGVFRCDSLSISMDIFAGFSKDGLHWDIEDTPIHLVGDDPEVTTREYRYDPRVCYMDGKYYVTWCNGYHGPTIGIAWTDDFKTFHQLENAFLPYNRNGVLFPRKIQGRYMMMSRPSDTGHTPFGDIFVSQSEDMIYWGRHRFMMGAVKGDESAWQSMKIGPGPIPIETDEGWLLIYHGVINTCNGYVYRIGAALLDIDEPWKVKYRGKDYLLAPHELYECVGDVPNVTFPCATLTDAATGRIAMYYGCADTVTGLAFTTVDRVLDYIKKNSF